In the Longimicrobium sp. genome, CCGCCGCTGAACACGCGGAACCCCGAGGCGTCGGTCAGCACCACCCATCCCTGCTGGCCGCCCACCTCCACGAACCAGCGCCCGCGGTGGGCGCCGCCGCCGGGGCGGTAGACGCGCGCGCAGGGGCGGTTGCCGTGCCAGATGGTGAAGTGCTCCACCAGCGACAGCACGCGCTCGCCCAGCGACGCCAGCTCGGCGCCGGAGGCGTCGCGCACGCCCACCCGCGTTCCCCCGTTGGGCCGGTGGCCCAGCGAGTACACCTGCTTCCCCACCTCGTCGCGCACCGCCCAGCTGCCGCCGCGCGGCCCGTCCTCGTGCTGCAGGTGCAGCACCGCGCCCAGCTCGCGGATCAGCGCGGGGGGGCCCGCCTCGTGGTCCAGCTCCGAGGCGCCCAGGAGGGACGGGCGGGTGGGCATCGTCGCATCCATCGTGTCTCCCTCAACGCTGTACGGGGTGCGCGGGACCGCCAGGCTCAGCGGCCGGGCGCGGCCCACCACGCCAGCCGCACCACCCCCACCAGCACCAGGGCGAAGTCGCGGCGCAGCAGCCGCCCGGTCACCGCCGGCCAGCGGCGGCGGCAGCGCGGGCAGCGCCGCGCGGCGAGGCCGACCGGGTTGCAGCATTGCCTGCAGAACCACATCGCTCCCTGGCTCCTGGCGGTGGGGCGGCGCCGGCGGGGCCGCGTCCGTTTCCGCCGGCTAAGGTGGCCGCCCCGGCCGCCGCGGGCTTGAAGGATCTTGCCCGCGCCCGTCACCCGCCGCCCGTCGCGGGCCGGCGACGGGCCGGTCGCCCGCCGCCGGTCCGCGATCCGTGCCATCCCCCCGGATCAGGCGCGGCGCGCGGCGAAGAGGCGGGCGAACTCGCCCGGCGTGGTTCCCACCAGGCTCTTGAAGTGGCGGTTCATGTGGCTCTGGTCGGTGAACCCCACCTCGAGCGCCACGTCGGTCAGGCGCCGGCCGCCGGCGATGAGCTCGCGGGCCAGCGCCACGCGCAGGTGCGTCTGGTAGGCGTGCGGGGGGATCCCCACCTCCTTGGTGAAGGCCCGCACCAGCGCGAAGCGGCACATCCCCGCCAGCCGCGCCAGCTCGTCGAGCGTCACGCGGCGGCCACAGTTGGCGCGCAGGTGGTCGCGCACCCGGGCGATCACCGCGTGGGTCATGCGCTCGTGCGCCGGCACCCGCACCGTGCACCCGCACGACGAGAGCACCCGCTCGGCCAGGCGGCAGGCCGCCGCCTCGCCGTCGACCGCGTCGGCCTCGTCGCACAGCCCCTCGGCGGCGGCCAGGCAGGCCACGACCCCCGGCTTGGCGTGGTTGGCCGCGGGGGGCGCGCGGTGCCCCGCCGCCGCCGCCAGCAGCCCCGGCGCCATCCGCATGGCGCGGAAGCCGGTGGGCGCGGGAAGGTCCAGCGCCAGCACCTCGCCCGGCTCGCCCAGGGCCAGCAGGGCGGGGGGAAGCGGGTCCACCCGGCGCCGGCAGCGGACCCGCGCGCCCGGGTGGTCCATCAGCAGCAGCAGGTCGCGCCCGTCCAGCACCCGCTGCGCGTGCCCCCGCGCCGTCCCCGCCTGCATCTCGATCCCCCCCGGGAGCCGCCGCACGCCGTTCGCGCCCGCTCCGACATGGGTTGCCTCCATGATGGCCTCCCCTCCGGCGCGCCTCTCCCACCGGACCCCGGGAGTGCCATCGCCAAGAACGTAAAGTCGTGTAAAGAACGCTGAGGGTCCGGTACACCGTTTCCGCCCGGTGCGGCCACAGGCTTCGCGGATCAGCGCCCCGCAGATGAAGGAGTACGCATCGAACAGGGGGTGCGGCTATCCGAAATTGTGCTTAGAAGGAGCGGCTATTAACGCGGAGACAGCTCCGGCCCGTCGATCGAGACCAGTCCCATGCGGATGGCGTGCTGCACCAGCTTGGCGGTGGAGTGGACGTCGAGCAGCTCCATGATCTGGTACTTGTGGGCCTCGGCGGTGCGGCGCGACACGCTGAGGATGGCGGCCACCTGCTTCATGGTGTGCCCCTCGGCCACCAGCTGCAGGACCTGCCGCTGCCGGGCGGTCAGCCGCGGCCCCGGGTCCATCCCCTGCACGGTGGACAGGGTGTCCAGCAGCTCGCGCGCGATCAGCGGCGTGATGTACACGCGTCCGCCGATCACCTCGCGCACCGCCTGCAGCAGCTCGCCGCCGGCGGAGTGCTTCAGCACGTATCCCGCGGCGCCGGCGCGCACGGCCTCGGCGGCCAGGTGCGAGTCGGCGTGCATGGTCACCACCACCACGCGGGTCTCGGGGACCACGCGCTTCAGCTCGCGCAACGCGTCGATCCCGTTCAGCACCGGCATGGAGATGTCGGTGACCACCACCTGCGGCTTCAGCCGGCGCGAGGCCTCCACCAGCTCGCGCCCGTCGGCTGCCCGCCCCACCAGCTCGTACTCCTCGCGCAGGAGCGCGGCGATCCCGTCGGCCACCAGGGTGTGGTCGTCGGCGAGCAGCACTCGTACCCGCTTTTCCACGCGTCCTCCTCTCGTCTCTCGACGCCATGGGGGACCTTCCTCTTCCCGGCCGCGGGCGGAGCCGTTTCGCGCGGTGCCGCCCTCCGAGGCGGACTCCCCACGGAACGCATCTCCCAGGCCCGGGGCACGGTGGAAGCCACGTAAACTCCACTCCGTAATTCTGCGGCCTGCTCCGCCGCCCTCCCTAGGATCTCCTTGCCCGTGCGTCTCCCCGGCGGCGCCGGGAAGGCGGCGGAGACGCGGCTGCCTAGCGGCGCCACGGGGGATCGAACCGCGACGCGCGGAACTGTGCCGGATGCCAAGCTGTTCGGAGTGCTCCCTGCACAACTATGCTGACATTCCGGCCGCAGGGCAACAAAAAAATGCGCTGAGAAGCGCCCGCCCCGGCCGAAAACGCGCGGACCGGGAAGACGAATCCTCGAAACTGGTCCACTTGGCGGGAGAAGCGACGCAATCCGTTTCATCCGCTTACGCCTCGTGTGACGGCGCATGGAGGGGGAGAGGAGAGGGGGGCGCTCTGCCCGTTTTTCGCAAAAGACCGGCGCAGTAGGTGAGGGTAGGGAGGCAGCGGCAAGGACGTACAAGACCCCCGCCTCGCCCGGCCGCACCTTGGTCGTGCGCGTCCGCCGCCGGCCGGGCGTCCCGTCCGGGTGGGGGTTGTCGTCGGACTCCGGCTCCGGCGGCGGGCGCGCACCCCGTCTCCACGCCTCGGCGCGGGCGCGAGCCCGCTCGTTCCCCGCGGCGGAGATTCCCGGACCCGCCCCCTCCGCTGCGGGCCGGGCCCGCCGCACCCTCCTCTCCACGGGAGACGCCCATCTCCCGCCCGCCTGCCGCCTCGCGCGGCGGGATCACCCGCGAGGCACGCGGGACGGGGGGCCGCCGCTCGCTCGTCGCGGCACCCCTCGTCCCGCACTCCCGGCCGGACCTTCGCTCATCCCCATCCTGGCGATACGAGCTCCGCGCGCGGCGCCGGGCCTTCCCACCGCTTCGTGGGGGCCCGTGCGCCGGCGCGCTCATCCGGGGAGGGGAAAGAGGCGGCGGATGGCCGCGGTGAGCCGGCCGGCGTGCGGCGGCGGCCCGGGGGCGGGGGAGGCGGGCGGCGGCGGTTCGCGGAGGTTGACTCGCCGGCCGCGGACGGTGCGGATCGCACCGCCCCCGAAGCTCCGCCCAGCGGTGGAGCGGCCGCCTCTCCCGCGCGTCCTCGTGATCATCGCGTCGAACCGGCGAGGGGGGGACCGCGGCGCGGCCTTCACGCGGCGGGTGGGACCGACCGGCAGGCTCCGGTACTGCGCCGGACGGTCGCCGCTCCGGGACAGGCGTGGCGGACCCGCACCCGGCTCGCGGGCCGGCCGACAGCAGGCCGGCCCGCACCACACGCGCGTGAAGGCCCGGTCAGCTCTCCCGCCGCCGGTCGCCGGCGCGGCGCCGGCGGCGCGGCTCCGCGGCCCGCCGCGCCTCGTCGGTGCGCGGCGCGTCGTGGGCGTCCAGGCCCCGGAGCGGGAGGACGGGCTCGTCGTCCCATCCCGACCCGAAGTAGGGGCTGTCGATCCGCTCGCGCGGCCATTCGGCCGGGTACGGCATGGCGTCGCTCCTTCCTTCGACCCGACGTGTCCACCCGGAGCCGGCCGGCGTGCCCGGCCCCGGCGCCTTTCCCCAGGATAGCGCGCGGCCGGGCACGGGGCTTGGAGGTTTTTGCGCCGCCGCGGCCGGAACGTTCCGGCGCAGGTTGTGCCGCGTCGCCCGCGAGCGTAAACGTTAGTGCGCCTGCGGAGATCGGGAGATGATCCAGGACCCTGCGCGGCAGCCTCAACGCACGCACGACGGCGCTCCCCCGGCCCGGTGGATGCTGGGGGTGGCGGCGGCCTACGCGCTGGGCGTATGGGCCGGGCGGTCGCTCGCGGTCGCGGGGATCGCGCTGGCGTGGCCGCCCAACGCCGTGCTGCTGGCGGCGCTGCTGGCGGCGCGCACCCGGCTGTGGCCGCTCCTGCTGGCGGCGGGCGCGGCGGCGCACCTGCTCACCCACCCCGGCGTTCCCCTCCCGCAGCAGGCCCTCCAGTACCTGCACAACTGCGTCCTGGCGCTCCTGGCCGCCGGGGGCGTGCGCTGGCTGAACGGGGTGCAGCCCCCCCTGGACCGGTTCCGGTGCATGGCGCTGTACCTGGGGGTGGGCGCGCTGGCCGCGCCGGCCGCCGCGGCGCTGCTGGCGGCGTGGCTGCGCGTTCCCACCAGCGGCGAGGCCCTCCGAGTCCTCTGGTGGCGCGACTTCCTGTCCAACGCGCTGGGGTTCGCGGTGCTGGTGCCCGCCGCCTTCGGTGTGCGCGAGTGGCCGCGCGTGTGGCGCGGCCCCCCCGCGCGCGTGGCCGAGGCGGCGGTGCTGGGGCTGGGGCTGGTGGGGGCGGGGCTGTCCGCCGCGGCCGAGCTGTTCGGCGGCCCCGCGGTGCACGCCGAGCGGACCACGCTGCCCCTGCCGTTCCTGGTGTGGGCGGCGGTGCGCTTCGGACGGGTCGGCGCGGCCACGGCCCTGCTGCTGCTGACGGTGACGCTGATGGGCGCCGCCCACCAGGCGGGCGCGGCGTCGGGCGAGCCGCTTCCCGTGCAGGCGTTCCTGGTGGCCGTGTCGCTTCCCGTCCTGCTCCTGGCGGCGCTGGTCGAGGACCGCAACGCGGCGGCGGCCCGGGAGCGCCTGGCCGACGAGCGGGTGAGCCTGGCGCTCGAGGCGTCGCACACGGGCACCTGGGAGTGGGCGGTGCACTCCGGGCGGGTGGTGTGCTCGCAGACCAACTACCGCATCTTCGGGCTTCCCGAGGGCGAGCCGGCGGGCGCGCGGCAGTTCTGGGCGCGGGTGCACCCCGCCGACCGCAGGCGGGTGCGCATGGAGGCCGCCGTGGCGCTGCGCGAGGGGGGGTTCACCACCGAGCTGCGGGTGCTGCACCCCGACGGCCGCGTGCGCTGGGTGCGCACCTCGGGGCGCGCCGTGGCCGGCGGCGACGGCCGGGCCGAGCACCTGGTGGGGGTGAACGTCGACATCACCGAGCACAAGGAGGCCGAGCTGGCGCTGCGCGCCAGCGAAACCCGCACGCGCGCCATCCTGCGCGCGCTTCCCGACCTGATGTTCCTGCAGGACCGCGAGGGGCGCTACCTCGACTACTACGCGCGCGACGTGGCCGACCTGCTGGTGCCCCCCGAGCAGTTCCTGGGAAAGCGGCTCGACGAGGTGCTGCCGCCGGAGCTGTCGGCGCAGCTGCGCCCCGTGCTGCAGGCCACGTTCAGGACCGGCG is a window encoding:
- a CDS encoding MASE1 domain-containing protein, whose translation is MIQDPARQPQRTHDGAPPARWMLGVAAAYALGVWAGRSLAVAGIALAWPPNAVLLAALLAARTRLWPLLLAAGAAAHLLTHPGVPLPQQALQYLHNCVLALLAAGGVRWLNGVQPPLDRFRCMALYLGVGALAAPAAAALLAAWLRVPTSGEALRVLWWRDFLSNALGFAVLVPAAFGVREWPRVWRGPPARVAEAAVLGLGLVGAGLSAAAELFGGPAVHAERTTLPLPFLVWAAVRFGRVGAATALLLLTVTLMGAAHQAGAASGEPLPVQAFLVAVSLPVLLLAALVEDRNAAAARERLADERVSLALEASHTGTWEWAVHSGRVVCSQTNYRIFGLPEGEPAGARQFWARVHPADRRRVRMEAAVALREGGFTTELRVLHPDGRVRWVRTSGRAVAGGDGRAEHLVGVNVDITEHKEAELALRASETRTRAILRALPDLMFLQDREGRYLDYYARDVADLLVPPEQFLGKRLDEVLPPELSAQLRPVLQATFRTGGPEVTEYALPMNGRTRHYEARLVRCGTDAVLSIVRDVTEERRSQAALAEREEQLRALTARLLTAQEEERSRVAREIHDDAGQQLAALAFEVSALQRRLEAAHPEETDALATLERSIEALAAGIRGISHRLHPSVLEFAGLAAALRSHCAEAAEGMGIAIHLEVGPRMERVPHDTALAAYRIVQEALRNVRHAGAANAWVKVSRVRRELRVRVRDDGRGMRDGPPAPGGLGLVSMRERARLVGGTLWVTSPSRGGTSIEARLPVRTFPLPAPPPGHPAPARGD
- a CDS encoding response regulator transcription factor is translated as MEKRVRVLLADDHTLVADGIAALLREEYELVGRAADGRELVEASRRLKPQVVVTDISMPVLNGIDALRELKRVVPETRVVVVTMHADSHLAAEAVRAGAAGYVLKHSAGGELLQAVREVIGGRVYITPLIARELLDTLSTVQGMDPGPRLTARQRQVLQLVAEGHTMKQVAAILSVSRRTAEAHKYQIMELLDVHSTAKLVQHAIRMGLVSIDGPELSPR
- a CDS encoding AraC family transcriptional regulator, producing the protein MEATHVGAGANGVRRLPGGIEMQAGTARGHAQRVLDGRDLLLLMDHPGARVRCRRRVDPLPPALLALGEPGEVLALDLPAPTGFRAMRMAPGLLAAAAGHRAPPAANHAKPGVVACLAAAEGLCDEADAVDGEAAACRLAERVLSSCGCTVRVPAHERMTHAVIARVRDHLRANCGRRVTLDELARLAGMCRFALVRAFTKEVGIPPHAYQTHLRVALARELIAGGRRLTDVALEVGFTDQSHMNRHFKSLVGTTPGEFARLFAARRA